A genome region from Festucalex cinctus isolate MCC-2025b chromosome 17, RoL_Fcin_1.0, whole genome shotgun sequence includes the following:
- the LOC144004974 gene encoding disks large homolog 5-like isoform X3, translating into MDPRHRDFLEKCHHNLAESVTDADQLVEVLSRGGTLNPAERHELARGGECGGAEKVELLVKILLRKDRDHFADFCSALEETNPHLRSVLLTGTGTGLVPVHHSTGSTYSVLSTMPSDSESSGSLSSVGPPTPASSPPLVHVDGQRTHEKMETVLFQLRHVTRERDDLRKRLALSSPGSTFDDCRPNSKAGHDYERLKLQCMKAMADLQSLQNQHSGTLKRCEEAVKKADFYHTLHSRLAGEHSQLKDELESARLDNVQLLREHNHAKQTCEELRRLRDNDQREVADMRVLHQQVIREGSSDALNKLYDSAVDKLESVRSDYEGLRKLYNDKMANHNTDLSRLDHAEEEKRRLQKQLDVLMKQRDAAIHYQQQYSSSIRRLDQQELSKAAAQNVELQREMERLQSEATRFKTQQLKAAKECDKYKEERDSVISEYRLIMSERDQVIKEVERLQTGLEAAEAKLKNTSSERRVANEELEALRQELSSSLMDRDRAVCEKNELLEKYCHEVKDKAEAQKELSQACKDMETVREERDVARKERTEAIIQRDQLLREYYQARQKQDSATLDMERANKEIEMLRKQYEAISQELKEALQEAEVAKCRRDWAFQERDKIVGERESVRTLCDSLRRERDRAVSDLADALRNLDDTRKQKNDAVRELKELKEKMEDQLEKEARFRQLMAHSSHDSAIDMDSVEWETEVVEFEKRRDMDFKALGFDIAEGVNDPYLPGDCGVFVSKVDKGSLAEGRLRVNDWLLKINNVDLTSKDRKQAIKAALSGEGVINLVVRRRKSLGGRVATAVQINLAGHKDCGICLESGVFVASLAPGSPAVRDNALTVGDRLLAINGIPLDNKSLPECDTLLRTCRESLSISLAKFLPQSSSGQSLYESLRDAEKVCKISRSSKHNCCTQADGGETMRRVSGDDELRGDAGLRCHHAPGDAMHSRSPSEPLAEFNYRRRDFHRRPFTFTPALSERAAPSGKPGGGTWPKVIAGTSVPECAQLSIYKRAKQRKSIFDMNTFRRPEAPQKLDYMSLAQQPKHSPQSSAGAESSQAPPTPPARSDSFRFKHSQQNSSASDSTIPAASPSRGSSPVMEGEGSKQLYCSAEASQRESDALADHVDDDCDGGSQHREPEKRRSRPKSAPALRRKATTPLHIPVPIPVHSFSKDEHSPEPMDLLRFSPMRNNRYSIHFTPPSYNNAVAHPAPRGVTPSVMRNAGYPAWSHETHETSNCPAGPSSSVRTHLHASPQCHGRHSVDLNHTLAGDETNRTPHGTNSLPSSARLVSLSTLQFRAERIRIPPTRYPCSIGSDRGSRSHSECSSPTTPPKSPVGLDASSFASSQSASSISTQLRISVARTPAADGRKDGPYLEEPRNVTVKKGSEPLGISIVSGGNGGVFVSKVTAGSIAHQAHLEYGDQLLEFNGINLRNANEQQARLVIGQQCDTVTILAQYNPHMFQLGNHSRSSSRMESIGASSTPDERSVGDALSEQDEGTVTPPSKRTSPVSSPYSSFRPPVAGLRRTAEPRQVRLKRIPAELGVQICGGNLYGVFVESLDEDSPAKTPDGLLPGDLILEYNGVSMKNKTKEEAYLELLKPAESVTFKVQNCVDELAAVRAIPGDGFFIRSLYERVADGEQELSFKKDDILYVDDTLPNGNFGYWTAWHLDERAQKLEKGQIPSKFMMDQELYRRHGMADMKDDSGSKTLSAAARRSFFRRRLKHKRNGSKDGKDLMTSEAMMSDYLPIAEDGASLVYQRVQKVECSAPRPVLILGPLAEASKDMLVNEVPAKFSRCLPEVMKASQQAIERGVRDCVFIDYKRRSGHFDVTTVASIKEITEKDSHCLLDIAAHAIERLHSVRVYPIVIFIRYKNAKQIKEQKDPLYLRDKLSQKLSKEQFEAAQKMEQEYSRFFTGVVQGGSVSYICTQIVTIVEQEQNKVLWIPVRAP; encoded by the exons ATGGATCCGCGGCACAGGGACTTTCTGGAGAAGTGTCATCACAACTTGGCCGAGTCCGTCACCGACGCCGACCAGCTGGTGGAGGTTCTGTCCCGGGGAGGCACGCTGAACCCGGCCGAGCGACACGAGTTGGCCCGCGGCGGCGAATGCGGCGGGGCGGAGAAAGTGGAGCTCCTCGTCAAGATCCTGCTCCGCAAGGACCGGGACCACTTCGCCGACTTCTGCTCGGCCCTGGAGGAGACCAACCCTCACCTGCGCTCGGTGCTGCTCACCGGCACAGGTACCGGGCTCGTGCCCGTGCACCACAGCACCG GGTCCACGTACAGCGTCTTGTCCACCATGCCGTCAGATTCTGAGAGCAGCGGCTCTCTGAGCAGCGTTG GTCCGCCCACTCCAGCCTCCTCGCCACCGCTGGTCCACGTGGACGGTCAACGGACGCATGAGAAAATGGAGACGGTCCTGTTCCAGCTCCGCCACGTGACCCGCGAGCGCGACGATCTACGCAAGCGGCTGGCACTCTCCTCGCCCGGCAGCACTTTTGACGACTGCAG GCCCAACTCGAAAGCGGGCCACGACTATGAGCGGCTGAAGCTGCAGTGCATGAAGGCCATGGCCGACCTGCAGTCGCTGCAGAACCAGCACAGCGGCACCCTCAAGAGGTGCGAGGAGGCCGTCAAGAAGGCCGACTTCTACCA cacGCTGCACAGTCGGCTGGCGGGCGAGCACAGCCAGCTGAAGGACGAGCTGGAGTCGGCGAGGCTGGACAACGTGCAGCTACTGCGCGAGCACAACCACGCCAAGCAGACGTGCGAGGAACTGCGCAGGCTGCGTGACAACGACCAGCGGGAGGTCGCCGATATGCGCGTACTGCACCAACAG GTGATCCGCGAGGGCTCCTCGGACGCCCTGAACAAGCTGTACGACTCGGCCGTGGACAAACTGGAGAGCGTAAGGAGCGACTACGAGGGTCTGCGCAAGCTCTACAACGACAAGATGGCCAACCACAACACCGACCTGAGTCGCCTGGACCACGCAGAGGAGGAGAAGCGGCGCCTCCAGAAGCAGCTGGACGTGCTGATGAAGCAGAGGGACGCCGCCATCCACTACCAGCAGCAGTACTCCTCGTCTATACGGAG GTTGGACCAGCAGGAGCTTTCCAAGGCGGCCGCCCAGAACGTGGAGCTTCAGCGCGAGATGGAGCGGCTGCAGTCGGAGGCCACGCGCTTCAAAACGCAGCAGCTCAAGGCGGCCAAGGAGTGCGACAAGTACAAGGAGGAGCGCGACTCGGTCATCAGCGAGTACCGCCTGATCATGAGCGAGCGCGACCAGGTCATCAAAGAGGTGGAGCGGCTCCAGACCGGGCTGGAGGCGGCCGAGGCCAAGCTGAAGAACACGTCCTCGGAGCGGCGGGTGGCCAACGAGGAGCTGGAGGCCCTCCGGCAG gaacTGTCATCGTCGCTGATGGACAGGGACCGGGCGGTCTGCGAGAAGAACGAGCTCCTGGAGAAGTACTGCCACGAGGTGAAGGACAAGGCGGAGGCACAGAAGGAGCTGAGCCAGGCCTGCAAGGACATGGAGACGGTGCGCGAGGAGCGAGACGTGGCCCGCAAGGAGAGGACGGAGGCCATCATCCAGCGGGACCAGCTGCTGCGCGAGTATTACCAGGCCAGACAG AAACAAGACTCAGCCACTCTGGACATGGAGCGAGCAAACAAGGAGATCGAGATGCTGCGGAAGCAATACGAGGCCATCAGTCAGGAACTGAAGGAGGCCCTGCAGGAGGCCGAGGTGGCTAAGTGTCGACGCGACTGGGCCTTCCAGGAGAGAGATAAGATCGTTGGCGAGAGGGAAAGCGTTCG CACTTTGTGCGACAGCCTGAGACGAGAGCGGGACCGAGCCGTGAGCGACCTGGCCGACGCGCTGAGGAATCTAGACGACACTAGGAAGCAGAAGAACGATGCCGTGCGAGAGCTCAAAGAACTCAA GGAAAAAATGGAGGACCAATTGGAAAAGGAGGCTCGCTTCCGCCAGCTGATGGCTCACAGTTCGCACGATTCCGCCATTGACATGGACTCGGTTGAATGGGAGACGGAAGTTGTGGAGTTTGAGAAGCGCAGG GACATGGATTTCAAAGCACTTGGCTTTGACATTGCAGAAGGGGTAAATGATCCTTATTTACCGGGAGATTGCGGCGTGTTTGTCAGTAAGGTGGACAAAGGAAGTCTAGCAGAAGGCCGATTAAG GGTGAACGACTGGTTGCTGAAGATCAACAACGTGGACCTGACCAGCAAGGACAGGAAGCAGGCCATCAAAGCGGCGCTGAGTGGCGAGGGCGTGATCAACTTGGTGGTCCGCCGCAGGAAGTCGCTGGGGGGACGGGTCGCCACTGCCGTCCAGATAAACCTCGCCGGACACAAAG ACTGTGGCATCTGTCTGGAAAGCGGCGTCTTTGTGGCTTCGCTGGCGCCCGGCAGTCCCGCGGTCCGAGACAATGCTCTCACAGTCGGGGACAGGCTGTTAGCT ATTAACGGCATCCCGCTCGATAACAAGTCGCTGCCCGAGTGTGACACTCTGCTGAGGACGTGCCGCGAGTCGCTAAGCATCTCCCTCGCAAAG TTCCTGCCACAGAGCTCCTCTGGCCAGAGTTTATACGAAAGCCTGAGGGACGCTGAGAAAGTCTGCAAAATCTCCCGGAGCTCCAAGCACAACTGCTGCACGCAGGCCGACGGCGGCGAGACGATGCGCCGCGTTAGCGGCGACGACGAATTGCGCGGTGACGCTGGCCTTCGTTGTCACCACGCTCCCGGCGACGCCATGCACTCCCGCAGCCCTTCGGAACCCCTGGCGGAGTTCAACTacaggaggcgggacttccaccGGCGGCCGTTCACCTTCACGCCGGCGCTCAGCGAGCGCGCCGCTCCCTCGGGGAAGCCCGGCGGCGGCACGTGGCCCAAAGTCATCGCGGGAACGTCCGTCCCAGAGTGCGCGCAACTTTCCATCTATAAGCGAGCCAAGCAGCGCAAGTCCATCTTCGACATGAACACGTTCAGGAGGCCGGAAGCGCCTCAGAAACTAGACTACATGTCGCTTGCTCAGCAGCCCAAACACTCGCCGCAGAGCTCGGCAGGGGCCGAGTCCTCGCAAGCTCCGCCCACCCCGCCGGCCAGGAGCGACTCGTTCAGGTTCAAGCACTCGCAGCAGAACAGCTCGGCGTCCGACTCCACCATCCCGGCGGCCTCTCCGAGCCGCGGGAGCAGTCCCGTTATGGAAGGCGAAGGCAGCAAGCAGCTCTACTGCTCGGCCGAAGCTTCGCAACGAGAATCCGACGCGCTTGCAGACCACGTCGACGACGACTGCGACGGCGGGAGTCAACACCGGGAGCCGGAGAAGAGACGGTCCCGGCCCAAATCGGCACCGGCGCTGCGGCGGAAGGCGACGACGCCCTTGCATATCCCGGTTCCAATTCCG GTTCACAGTTTCTCCAAAGACGAGCACTCCCCCGAGCCGATGGATTTGTTGCGCTTTTCCCCCATGCGAAATAATCGCTACAGCATTCACTTCACGCCTCCAAGCTACAACAACGCCGTGGCAC ACCCGGCGCCGCGAGGTGTAACTCCGTCTGTGATGAGGAACGCCGGCTATCCCGCCTGGAGTCATGAGACGCATGAGACCAGCAACTGCCCCGCGGGGCCTAGTTCCAGCGTCCGCACGCATTTACACGCAAG CCCGCAGTGTCACGGTCGCCACAGTGTGGACCTCAACCACACGCTCGCTGGGGACGAGACCAACCGAACGCCTCACGGCACCAACTCCCTCCCCTCCAGCGCCAGACTGG tctccCTGAGTACGTTGCAGTTCCGTGCCGAGCGCATCCGGATTCCGCCGACTCGTTATCCGTGCTCCATTGGATCCGATAGAG GCTCGCGCTCCCATTCCGAGTGCAGCTCACCGACAACGCCACCCAAGTCCCCCGTCGGCCTGGACGCATCGTCCTTTGCCAGCAGCCAATCGGCGAGCTCCATCTCCACGCAGCTCAGGATCTCCGTCGCCCGCACGCCGGCCGCTGACGGCCGCAAGGACGG GCCGTATTTGGAGGAGCCGCGGAACGTGACGGTGAAGAAAGGAAGCGAGCCACTGGGTATCTCCATCGTGAGCGGCGGGAACGGCGGCGTGTTTGTGTCCAAAGTGACTGCGGGAAGCATCGCTCACCAAGCTCATTTGGAGTACGGAGATCAGCTCTTAGAg TTCAATGGGATCAACCTGCGCAATGCCAACGAGCAGCAGGCGCGTTTGGTGATTGGGCAGCAGTGCGACACGGTCACCATTTTGGCTCAGTATAACCCGCACATGTTCCAGCTGGGCAATCACTCTCGATCCAG CTCTCGCATGGAGTCCATCGGCGCCAGTAGCACCCCGGACGAGCGCTCCGTGGGTGACGCCCTCAGCGAGCAGGACGAGGGCACCGTCACGCCCCCGTCCAAGCGGACCTCCCCTGTCAGCAGCCCTTACAGCTCCTTTCG GCCGCCCGTTGCCGGCTTGCGTCGCACGGCGGAGCCGCGTCAGGTGAGGCTGAAGAGGATCCCAGCGGAGCTCGGAGTCCAGATCTGCGGGGGCAACTTGTACGGTGTCTTTGTGGAGAGTCTGGATGAGGACAGTCCTGCAAAAACTCCCGATGGCCTTCTGCCTGGAGACCTGATACTCGAG TACAACGGCGTCAGCATGAAGAACAAAACCAAAGAGGAGGCTTACCTGGAATTGTTAAAACCCGCCGAAAGCGTCACCTTCAAGGTGCAAAACTGTGTGGATGAACTCGCAGCCGTCAGAGCGATACCCGGAGACGGATTTTTCATCAG GTCGCTGTATGAAAGGGTGGCCGACGGCGAGCAGGAATTGAGCTTCAAGAAGGACGACATCCTCTACGTGGACGACACGCTGCCCAACGGCAACTTCGGCTACTGGACGGCGTGGCACCTGGACGAAAGGGCGCAGAAGTTGGAGAAAGGACAAATTCCCAGCAAATTCAt GATGGACCAGGAATTGTACAGGAGACACGGCATGGCCGACATGAAAGATGATAGCGGCAGCAAAACGTTGTCGGCCGCCGCCCGGAGGTCTTTCTTTCGCCGGAGGCTGAAGCACAAGCGCAACGGGTCCAAGGACGGCAAAGATCTGATGACATCGGAAGCCATGATGTCGGATTACCTGCCCATCGCGGAAG ATGGCGCGAGCCTGGTGTACCAGCGGGTCCAGAAGGTGGAGTGTTCGGCTCCCAGACCCGTGCTGATCTTGGGGCCGCTCGCCGAGGCCAGCAAGGACATGCTGGTCAACGAGGTGCCCGCCAAGTTCAGTCGCTGCCTGCCCG AGGTGATGAAGGCGTCCCAGCAGGCCATCGAGCGCGGCGTGAGGGACTGCGTCTTCATCGACTACAAGCGACGCAGTGGCCATTTTGACGTCACCACGGTGGCGTCCATCAAGGAGATCACGGAGAAG GACTCTCACTGTTTGCTTGACATTGCCGCGCACGCCATCGAACGCCTGCACAGCGTTCGCGTCTACCCAATCGTCATTTTCATTCGATACAAAAATGCCAAGCAGATCAA AGAGCAGAAGGATCCCTTGTACCTGCGGGATAAACTCTCGCAGAAGCTCTCCAAGGAGCAGTTTGAGGCGGCACAGAAGATGGAGCAGGAGTACAGCCGCTTCTTCACAG GTGTTGTCCAGGGCGGCAGCGTCTCGTACATTTGCACTCAGATCGTCACCATCGTGGAGCAGGAGCAGAACAAAGTTCTGTGGATCCCTGTCAGAGCTCCGTAG